Within the Chlamydiales bacterium STE3 genome, the region GTAACCTTCTAGGGAATTTAATAAGGCAGTTTCCTCACCCGCAATGTAAGCTCCAGCTCCTGGGTGAACAATGATTTCTAAGGAATAATTGGATCCAAACAAATTAGAACCGAGATATCCTTTTTTCTTTGCTTGTTGAATAGCATTGGTCAGTTTTTGGATGCTTGCGTAATACTCGCCTCGACAATAGATAAAAGAGGTGTGCGCTCCGATCGCGTAGCTTGCTAACATGACCCCTTCTACCACTTGATGAGGATCACACTCCATGAGCAAACGATCTTTAAATGTCCCAGGTTCACTTTCATCGGCATTGCATACAAGATACTTAAGGATATGTGGATCCTTAGGAATAAAGCCCCATTTGGAGCCCGTTAAAAACCCTGCTCCCCCACGCCCGCGCAGCTCAGATTGTTGCACTTTTTCGATAAGTTCCTCTGGCTGCATTTCCTTAAGTGCTTTTTGAATAGCTCGATAGCCGCCATTGCTCTCGTAAGTTTCAATTTCACATTGTTTGGGATTGTCAATGTACGCTGTTAAAATACGCATCTCATCCATGGTTATCCTCCATGGTATTTCGCAGCGAAGGGTAGTTTAAGCTTTTCTTGGTCTTCTCTAAAATCTGATCGACATCCTCTTCTTTTATTGGGCCAAATACGTGATCATCCACAAGCATCATAGGGGCTTTATCACAGGCGCCCAAACACTCTGAAGAGAGCAGAGTAAACTCTTGATCCTGGCTTGTTTCTCCTGGTTTCACCTCTAATTTATGGCATAGCTTTTCCATAAGTTGATCTGCACCACGCAGCATACATGACACATTTTTGCAAACATGAAGAAGATGCTTTCCAACAGGCTTTTCAAAAAACATATCATAGAAAGTGACAACCGAATTGACCTCATTTAAAGCGATTTCGAATAGCTCAGCTACTTCCTGCTGCACTTCAATTGGCAAATAGCCTTTTTCGGCTTGAGCTACATGCAAGGCCGGGATTAAAGCTGAGCGCTCGTGTGGGTATTTCTTCTGCAATTCTAAAATTAGCTGTCTACTTTTTTCACTTAGCATTAGCGATCTACATCTCCCAATATCGGATCAACACTGGCAATAGCAACAACAATGTCAGATAGAATAAGACCCGGGGCCACTTTTTTAAGCACCTGAATGTGCGGAAAAGAGGGCGCGCGTACACGTAGCCTATAAGGACGATTACTCCCATCGCTGACGAGATAAAAACCCAATTCTCCTCTTGCTGATTCTACACAACTATACACCTCTCCCTCTGGAGGACGTACGCCTTCACAGACGAGTTTAAATTGGTGGATTACAGCTTCCATGCTTCTAGCAAGCTCTTTACGAGGTGGCAATGCGACTTTGCGGTTATCGGTGATCACAGGGCCAGGTTTTAGCTTCCCTAAGGCTTGTTCGACGAGGGACACACTCTGACGCATCTCTTCCATTCTGATTAAATAGCGCGCATAAGAATCGGCTTCATGATGGGTCGGCACATCAAATTGATAATTTTCATAGCCGAGATAGGGATAAACTTTACGGATATCGTAGGGCACGCCAGCAGCACGGATCACTGGCCCCGTGCACATAAATTGCTTACATAGCTCTTCATTTATTACAGCCACACCTTTTAATCTCTCACACCAAACGTAGTTATTGGTCAGCAATCGGTCTAAATCTTTGAGCATCGCTGGAAAATCTTTTAGGAATTTCCGCACATTGGCCTCAAATTCTGGATTCAAATCGTGCGCAAGGCCACCAATACGCCAGCAGGAGGGAAACATTCTAGCTCCGGACATCTCTTCAAAAAGGTCGAGAATTTTTTCCCTTTCTGCGAAGCAATACATATAGATGGAAGACATGTTCAATTCAATAGCACTTGTCCCAAGCCATAGTAAATGGCTACTTATTCTTGTAAGCTCCAATAGTAGCAAGCGAATCGTTTGCGCTCTTTCCGGTACTTCTATGCCCATCAGCTTTTCCACAGTGCCTGCAAAGCCCTGTTCCTCTGATGGCCCAGATAAATAATCTAAACGGTCGACAAGGGTAAAGACCTGATGGTAGGTGCGTGTCTCGCACTCTTTTTCTACCCCAGTATGCAAGTAGCCAATCACTGGCTCTGCCGAAACGATGACTTCCCCATTTAATTTAAGCTTGATTCTCAGTACTCCATGTGTTGAAGGGTGCTGAGGGCCTAAATTAAGCTCTAAAAGTTCTGGCGGAGGTGCTGTTTCAAATTGAGTTGTATTTTTGATCTCTTTTTCCAACATAGGTAATAATTTCTGAAGGTACTTTTGGTTTCACGCCATGTTTAAATTCCACAGGCTCTTCTGTCAAAGCATAGTCTTTTCTTAAAGGGTGGCCTTCCCAATCATCTGGCATTAAGATACGCTGTAGGTCGGGATGCTCTTCAAATTTGATGCCAAAGAGATCATAAAGCTCGCGTTCATACCAATCCGCTCCTTCCCATAGGTCGACGACTGAAGCGATAGAGCTTTCTCGTTCAACAAAAGCCACTATCCGCATTCGTTGAAAATTGGAAGGGTTGTGCAGCCAATAAACGACTTTTGTCTGTTTGACTGGTTCTAAATAATCTACCCCCGTCAAATCCATCAATATTTCAAAG harbors:
- a CDS encoding NADH-quinone oxidoreductase subunit D (Product derived from UniProtKB/Swiss-Prot:Q6MDR3;Gene name derived from UniProtKB/Swiss-Prot:Q6MDR3;EC number derived from UniProtKB/Swiss-Prot:Q6MDR3) encodes the protein MLEKEIKNTTQFETAPPPELLELNLGPQHPSTHGVLRIKLKLNGEVIVSAEPVIGYLHTGVEKECETRTYHQVFTLVDRLDYLSGPSEEQGFAGTVEKLMGIEVPERAQTIRLLLLELTRISSHLLWLGTSAIELNMSSIYMYCFAEREKILDLFEEMSGARMFPSCWRIGGLAHDLNPEFEANVRKFLKDFPAMLKDLDRLLTNNYVWCERLKGVAVINEELCKQFMCTGPVIRAAGVPYDIRKVYPYLGYENYQFDVPTHHEADSYARYLIRMEEMRQSVSLVEQALGKLKPGPVITDNRKVALPPRKELARSMEAVIHQFKLVCEGVRPPEGEVYSCVESARGELGFYLVSDGSNRPYRLRVRAPSFPHIQVLKKVAPGLILSDIVVAIASVDPILGDVDR
- a CDS encoding NADH-quinone oxidoreductase subunit C (Product derived from UniProtKB/Swiss-Prot:A5G9B7;Gene name derived from UniProtKB/Swiss-Prot:A5G9B7;EC number derived from UniProtKB/Swiss-Prot:A5G9B7) yields the protein MKTLEAVQKIKEKWGIAILEEKHFLDEVTLRIQKESVKAVLAFLKQECRFEILMDLTGVDYLEPVKQTKVVYWLHNPSNFQRMRIVAFVERESSIASVVDLWEGADWYERELYDLFGIKFEEHPDLQRILMPDDWEGHPLRKDYALTEEPVEFKHGVKPKVPSEIITYVGKRDQKYNSI
- a CDS encoding Uncharacterized protein (Product derived from UniProtKB/Trembl:D1RAG5), producing the protein MLSEKSRQLILELQKKYPHERSALIPALHVAQAEKGYLPIEVQQEVAELFEIALNEVNSVVTFYDMFFEKPVGKHLLHVCKNVSCMLRGADQLMEKLCHKLEVKPGETSQDQEFTLLSSECLGACDKAPMMLVDDHVFGPIKEEDVDQILEKTKKSLNYPSLRNTMEDNHG